gtgtgtgtttagtttgtgtgtgtatgtgtgtttagtttgtgtgtgtatgtgtgtttagtttgtgtgtgttaggtttgtgtgtatgtgtgtttagtttgtgtgtgtatgtgtgtttagtttgtgtgtgcgtgtccttgtgtgtgttggGCAGAGACATTAGCGTGGTGAGGGACCGGGACAGGGTGACAGCAGTTGTTATGGAGTCTCCATGGTTACCGCCACACTGGAACAATGTTGTAAAGCAGTGAATGGATTCCTgaggtgcacacacacgcacacgtttatgaacacacacacactctgacaatGAGTTCATGGAGTTAACGAGAAGTTCAGACAATCTGTATCCAAAGTAAAAGACGATGCTTCATCAGATCATCTGTGTCAGTACGGAGATTAAGCCTGGAAATGTCTCTGTCGCCTCTTTTCTAAAGCTCTGCAGGGCGTCTTAATTTAGTGAGCTGTGAGTGAAGCACTCGGAGGACTCCACAGGGTTCACATTCAGCCgtgcacagagaaaaacaacactttcaaACATCATGTTCTCTCTCCTCCGTGTTTTCCCCATCAACTGGAATTCCTGAACATGTAACTTTGTGTGTCGCTCATCTCTGTGTGTCTATTGTTCAGAGCTGTGAGTGGCTtgtcgttgtgtgtgtgtgtgtgtgtgtttgaatgagcAAATGGGAGTGTAGAGAGTGTTCGCCCCCAGCTCGAGCCCCTTCGTCCTCCCCTTGTTGTCATGCACAGGCGCTCTCCCTCTGGCAGCACAAGAGCCGTGTGTTTGAGCTCCACGCTTTGAAGGGCTCCAAAAAAACTTCTCAGCACTGTTTCAGAGAATCAGTGACTaaaagggggagagaaagagagcggggGGAGGTGACGGAGAGcgtgagggggagagagatgcggagcaggaggagctgcagacacaaacaagcGGACCTCCATGTGTGGATTTGATCCCAGTTGTCGCAGGACACTTTTTCTCGGAGGATATTTGCAAGAAGCTCAACAACAGGTAAGTGTGGGGGgagaaaaattagaaaaagaagGAAGTGGAGACCTTTTGTTTGGGGAACACAATATAGGAGGAGGTCGTTTCAGGCATTTCTGCATGAAATGTAAATTGCTGAATCAAGTTCCGTCagtttttaaatagatttttgcATGTTTCACATCTTAACAACACCCACATCCTgcattaaaagtatttattttctgtacttTTGAAAAACTTTGAAGAAACCTGTTGCAAACAGATCAAAGTGTAGATCCTTATCCTTACTTTATGTAAACAATGTGTCAGTTAAAATGTTGCTCATGTGATCAACATATATTTATATCCCAGGGTTGGGAAAGCAAACTTCATCACTATTCAGCTGGAAAGAGCAACTCAATAAAAAGttcctctgtttgtttgagAGTTAATAAGTCTGAAAGTTTTTATGTTTGACgttcctccctctgtgtctctcatcCCTCCTGCTGAATCAGGGATGCAGTGCGACGAGCTCTCGGCCAGAGAGGAGTTCAcctacagccacatgtccaCGCTGGAGAGGGGCACCGGGTCTCTGGGACGCCGGGGGGACAGGAGGATGGACAGGGGGGAGCGCTACAGGCCGGAGCGGGACAGCTACACGGTGGACGTTAGAGCCAGTGACCTGCagctggcccagccagagcctcTGAAGCACCCCTGCTTCAGCTGCAGGGCCTGGCTCTACAGCGTCCTCATAGGGGTGAGAGCAGGGACGGGACGGGAGGGGGGCACACCATCGCGGGGTCTCATAGAGTGTTTAAAAAGATCTTAATTTTCATCTTTGGTGGATCTACTCAGGCCGTAAAAGAGAGTTTAGAAGTAAGAGGGATCCTTTTTTATCTGCTGAGAGAGAATCTTAAATGAGACCGGGAAAAGGAATCTTGTTtcagtaaatgttaaatggactcgagcttgtatatttcttttttagtcttctgactactcaaagcgcttttacaccaacATCTGTTGAGGGTATTCCTGCTGCTGGAGCAGTGAACCTGCATCTGTGAGTCCATCTCCACATTTCAAGATGCACTTTGGGGACAGAGAGCTAGACTATGTTTAGTGACGAGGTCGCAGagtttaaagcatttttaaatgaataaaatcacACAAGTATGTTTGAAGCAGGTTTAGTATCAcctagggatgtaaagatgaatCGTAACATTGTGAttaatcgattcaaaggtgtcaagataCACATCGgtacaaaaaagaacagagcaagatttagaaattgaggacgcaccaccgtcttttaaatcggaggtgtggaagcattttggcttccccaaagacagaaaatgaaagaggtgagaagataacagaccagacaaaaactgtgtgcagatattacaaaaagacagggaactacacaaacagcacgaccaacatgatgcagcatttaatccacaccacaacgagaagctccaatcacctccccttgttgagagaaagaaaacattaaaaggccaaagcACACTGACAAGCGGGTTAGCAgaccctaaaggaatctttttcactCATCATGTGTCAActgtctcattttgtaaaataaatcgtgaatcgtatcgtgagttgagtgaatcgttacatagTATCGCCTCATAAATAAGATCCTGTCAGTGACTATGCCAGTCACCTCGATCATACAGAGCATGATGATGAGTTATGACCTTCAGATTCATAATGAACCTCACTGCGTCATGATAAACAGTGTGCAGAGATGGAAGGCTTTGAGAAGAAGTGTGCATTATTGAAACCTCACTGTAATCGATTAGAGGTATAAAAGAAGCAGCAATAGTCGTCTCTCTCTTCgcagtaaaagaaaaattttcttttactgcttacttccgctttttttttcttttactgcttaCTTCCGCTGCAAGTTTAAATTCTGTGAATATTTAATGTGCAGTAACAATGTTCAACAATGAGAACACAAATAATGGAGCATGTGTATTAGTTAGAACATGCAGCTTTTGTCTTATCCTGCTGATCGTTTCATCTTTCTAATATCCAAAGAGACTCCACGTTTTCAGAAtcaaggtgatttttttttttcagatttgaaactcaagtgaaataaaagaaaacaaacattcactCGCTCCCCTCTCTCCATCGTTCCCCCAACAAGATGACACAAACCAAAGTTTGGTGACTCACGAGGCTTCATCTTTTCTgattcaacttgtttttttttttgttctttttctttttggtcagGAAGTCTGAAGTACGATGGCTAGGAAATGCAaaccaaaattacaaagtgtgaaacacttttgagAGCGCTGAGACAAATGAAAGAACGACAGAATCTTGTCCGAAAGGGAAATGCCGGAAGTGACAGAAGTTTTTTGGCGTTAAGACTGTGGGTGTTGTGTTGAACTGAGTTCATGGCGACCAATTGATGTTTTGTCCATTTTGCAAAACCCACCTGAGACAGTGAACGCAAACGTCCGTCAAAACAAATGAATCGACCGCTCACTCACTTTTGACTCACTTCTGGCATTTCAGATTCtgtcgtttttttattttttctcagcGCTCTTGTAAGTGTTTCgcagtttgtaaatgtatttttccaaaatgtaaattagtctcaagctttgcaaaagtgtttcacacaatGTAAATTGagtttgcacttcccagccaccgtactcATGCATGAGGTTTATTAAGTATATTCATATTGTAATAACCTTTAAATTGTGCAGCTGAAGATAACTGGACACTTCAGATTAATGtgatgtgaaatgtgtgtgtgtgtgtgtgtgtgtgtgtgtgtgtgtgtgtgtcctcagggcAGTCTGCTCATCACCTCTGGTTTCTCTCTGTACCTGGGGAACGTGTTTCCTGTTGCCATGGATTACCTGCGTTGTGCTGCAGGCTCAGTGAGTGACGTCAGAGTTTCTCTCACACCTCTATCCATCATCTAcaccgcttttcccgttcgggtTTGCCGGGGTCAGgggccgatcccagctgtcattgggcgagaggcggggttacacactggtcacctgtcaatcacagtgcTGACATAtcgagacagacaaccagccacactcacattcacacctacggacaaacttagagtcaccagttaacctaaggagcatgtgtttggactgtgggaggaggcCGGAGCCGGCACATTATAAGGATCACACTGTCATGTCAGATTGCCTGTAACACATCATTTCAGATCAACTTTTTAATTTACAGATAAAAACATGAGGatcattttgttgtttctctctcaggGCCTTCCTGCAGCGTTGGCCAGCTTTGCCATCGCCAAGAACCGACATGTAGCAGTGAGTGAACACCGATCGCAGCAACGGCCAAAAGATAATTAGGATTTAATGGGTTTTTAATTAGATCTCCCGAGAGATCTTAAAGCTTTATGCTGGTGGAGCTCTCaggttttcttgtttgtttttttaaggtgtcAGATTTCCAGGTGCTCTACGTGTCCACATTTGCGGTGACGACCACCTGCCTGGTCTGGTTTGGGTGTAAACTGGTCCTGAACCCGTCCGCTGTCAACGTAAATCAGTCAGAATAAAACATCAACCCTTTAATGTCAGGTGATTCTTCACAATAAAGTACTTTTCTCTATTTCTCTGGCGTTTTatgtgtgctctctctctcttcctcgcCCGCCTGCTCTCAGATCAACTTTAACCTCATCCTGATGATTCTGCTGGAGGTGTTGATGGCGAGTACTGTCATCCTGTCAGCCCGCTCTGCAGAGGACTGCTGCTGCCacaggaaggtgtgtgtgtgtgtgattacttCCAGcacctcctctcttcctctcccctcagCTTTCACTTTCTCATCCCAACTCCTCTCAATCTTTGCGTCCTTCTTTCACACCGCAGACGTACGACAGACCAGTGGTCATAACGCCTGCAGTGTTCCCCACTCGACTCCTCAAAGCGTACTCTGTGGGTACTCCTCATGTTTTTGATATGATATTTACGTACCTCTAATTGATGTTGATCAGACACTAAAGAATGTTTCTCCCAGGTGATCGAAGTCATCGTTGGGATTTCTGCTGTCTTTGGAGGAATTATTGCCCTCAACATGGACGCTCTGCTGCCCGGACCATACCTGTCCGTCACATTTTTCTGGATTCTTGTtgctgtaagtttttttatTGCTTAAAACTTGAATGCAGACAATGAAGCTCAGAATTATGAGATGCCACCTAGAAGTGTCTTTATCTAACTGTGTCTGACTTGAACtcctctgcagtgtttcccGAGTGCCATAGCGAGTCACGTTGTGTCAGAATACCCCAACAAATGTCTGGTGAGTACAAGCCAAACGTCAGGTCACACCAAACTGTGACTTTTGTTCTCAGTTTAAGGGGGTAAAGCTCCTCTCAGAGTCTTAAATTAGATCTTGTTGCATGGTAATCTCACACCGCCAGAACCGTCTCCACATGTTGTTCTAACACTTTGCCAGCCCTGGAGAAAGGTCAGACTGAACACTTCATTAacactaagaacaaggcttaaGAAATATCACTACTTCCAGGATGCAGTCCAGAAAAATCTGGTTTTACAGCGGGGAGGTAAGGCCTGGAGTTCAAATGACAGAATGAAACAGCCTAGCCTTATGGCATGATTCAAATCTTTGTCACAAACGTGCAATAATCAGCTTGTCGGTGCAGAGGACGTTGGTACATGACGtttcagtgatttaaaaacagtaacATGCTAATGGAAGGCTTAGTGGCACTCCTTCCGGATACCAGTTCATAAACTCTACTTATACCAAGCTAGTAGAGAGAATGCACCATGTAGCAGGACACCGTAAGTTGTTTTTGTCCAATGTTGAATGTAAGAATAGTTTTTGACAGGTTCGACCAAAGTATCTTAAACAACAGACTCAGGCTGCAGAACTCTGCAGTACTTCCTCCTTCCTGGCTCATGGGACTTTCTCCCTTGCTGAGAACTCTGTCTGTATTTCAACCTCTGTATTTTGGTGTTCTTCAGGGTACTGTCCTTAGTACACCTCTGTTTGCCTTGCTTATGCTTTACCGTTTATTTCGGAGGCATCACATTTGACTTCTTAGCCGACGACAGCTCTGGCAGTTAGGCAaattgaagatttattttggggctttttgtgccttcactgaagagacaggacagaggacagagccagacaccagggagagagagggtggagaaTGATATggaggaaaggagccacaggttggatttgaacccgggccgtctgcttggaagactatagcctccgtacatggggtgcactcACTAACCTCTACACCACCGTCGCCCCCAGTGAGGCACATTTAAATTAACCGTTGTGGTGGCTGCTTGATCCTTTTTATTGTGAAGACCTCTGTGGCGTTCTGCTCCTGAAAGACCCCATGTCCACCAAAGGTTCTGAACTCTATTAAAGTTAATCAGGCTGTTTGCCTGCAAAAGGAAGGATTATCTTTTCATTCACAACTAATGTCACAGTTACACAAACGTTTAATTCTCTGCTCGTtcacttcttctgtttttctttgctcGCTCTGTTGTCTCTTAGGTGGAGGTACTCATTGCCATCAGCAGCGTGACGTCTCCGCTGCTCTTCTCCGCCTCTGGCTTCCTCTCTTGCAGTGTGATCAGCTTTATTGAAATTTTCCTGCATGAGGTGCCCACGGCCAAGGTGAGTTCAATGAAGTGAAAATACAGCAGCAGTGTGCAATGTGCAGGTTTCTCTTGTACGTGTTGCCCACATAACCCTGGAACAGATTTTAGAGGAACTGTGAAATTGGGTCATTGAGGAATCTCTCATTATCATcctattttgtctttgtgtgtgtgtgtgtgtgtgtgtgtgtgtgttacagcaaTCCTACGACATCCTGCTGCTGATTCTGatggtgctgctgctggtgcaggCAGTTCTAACCTCGGCCACTGTGGTGCACTGTGCCTCCTACAAGAGCCGGCTCCGCATGGGGGCTCCAGAGAGCGACGacggcatgcacacacagacatactaCTGTGAGGTAAGACAGTGTGGGGGGCACGGGCACTTGACTGTCTCTCCACGTCCTTAAATCATGTGcagaacacacattttaattgtttgtgtTAGATTGATCATTACAGCTCCTGCACGCAGTGTTTAAATCTGCTGACATAATAATGGATGAGTAGTTCATACATGTCGCCTTTCCCCTTGCACATTTAatcgccccctctctctctccccctctctctctccctctctctctctcttcatgttttgCTCCCTCAGCAGCAGGCAGTCAACGGAGCGCTGCAGGACTTTGACAAAGACAGAGCCTGGAAGGCAGTCGTGGTCCAAATGGCCCAATGAACATTCCCACAGTACGGAGAGATACGTTTTTATaagaagaggggaaagaaaggaggattataaaactaaataagaaCGAGAGACCAATCCTGAGAGAGGAAACatgggaagaaagaaagaagcacTTAttcacagagggggagagagagatatttaGGAGAAAGGAAATCAGTGAGAAAATAGAATGTTTCTAGTTTCTGTTCaagatttcagcttgaaaaatGCTTTgagcactttgtgtttttgctttgtgtcattgttttctGCATATTGTAGTTAGAAGAAGCATTTTGTGGCACCACGAAATCCACTTTATTCCATagtcaagatttaaaaaaaaaggttcagagCACAAAAAACAATGTCTATAAAGTCTGAAGTGTTTAACTTTGCTTGATACAGATCATGCACTAAACTGGATTCTTACCGGTTTGAATGGATGTTACAGTTCTGTTTAACGTTGTAAAAGGAGATTGAAATCATGGACTTCAAtcaatgttttgacttttttttatactttttagaaaatgagaaaaaaaacctccaccCATTACCTTTACCGCCTATCCCGTTCCTGGGGTCACGGGGGCTGTAgccgagaggcggggttacggccaatcacagggctgatatatcaagacagacaaccagccacactcacattcacacctacggacaatttaggtTTCACCAGTTAACATAACCAGCAtatctttggactgtgggaggacgccggagtacccggagagaacccacacatgcacggggagaacatgcaaactccacacagagaggctcctgtcacacggggattcaaaccaggaactgtctcgctgtgaggcaacagcactaaccactgcacctcGGTGGAGTCCAGGAAAAAACCCATTATGTAAATACTTGATTGTGTCTTTAAATTCTGCAGACTTCATTTCTTATAAGTTCACAGTGAGCTCGTCTAACGCTCTTTTTACTGTAACTCAGATTCTGTTCAGTAGTCAGACCCTCTGTGACCCTCGATGTTTAGATTATAACGGTTACAGTAGAACTGATCCTCCGACAGCTAGAAGAGTTTTAACTGAATTTCTGtctaaagaaaaaataaaacatttcttcatcGAGTGttagtaaaaatgcttttgtaaTAATTCATGTGTGTTCTTGTTGATCCATGAATCAAACAGAATCATCTGCAgatgatgtttaaaaagcaaGATGACAAACGTATCATCTCCAAGAAGAAATAACTCTGCAACAAGAAGTGTTCAGTTGTTATTTTAGATGTCAGGCTGTGATGTTTGGTCTTTGGTTGGAGtatgttttaataaatgttttgctaatatctcatcctgctttctacTTTGGAATAAGAGGAGTGTTCTCATCATTGCTGGATTAGTTGCTGCTTTGTTAATCGCCTTCACTTCCATCCTTTGTTAATTTACTCCTTCAGCTGCAGATCCTCATCATTAATAAAAGTAATTTCCCCTCTTTTACATTCAAGACGACGCCTCTGGGTCTTCATTTATCACGGTCTATCTGTTAATGCATGGGCTAAGACTTGACTGCATGAACAAAGACAGTGTTAGCCTGTTAAAGTTTTCAGTGAGTGACTCAAACATTGAGgcaaaggagaagaaagaaagatctCCCCACTCCGTTACATAACATCTACAGGGTATGATCCCCTGCATATCATTACTTTAAGAGACTCTGTCCGACTCGCCCGGTCACGCCCCACAGCTCATCTACAAAAACTGATGGTTTGTTTGGAACCTGTCACCGAGCGGCCTAGAAGCTGGAGCGATTagtctcttcactcagagaaccAAAGTTCTCTATCCTCAAGACTATTTCTCTGTTACATAACATGTACGGGGTAACTCTTTCAGATACCCCACGAGGAGACAGTGCAGatcacagtgaaacacaacaatgtgcaCTGTTGACATGCCAACCAGGGTAAGACCCTGCAGGATGCAAGACCCCCGCCTGATAGGCAGAGGGGCTGCGTAAGCCGGTCCGCAAGGGGGCAAAGGACCCACCAAGCTGTGAACAGAGAAGCTACATAAGGCCATCCGCAGCCGCCAGACGGACCAAGGGGGGCCCCCTATGTCTACCAATGAGCACCCAGCACCACTTCCCAGGAGGGTCTGGCCGCTGTGTTAAGATAGTAGAA
This genomic interval from Labrus mixtus chromosome 4, fLabMix1.1, whole genome shotgun sequence contains the following:
- the mlc1 gene encoding membrane protein MLC1 isoform X2, which translates into the protein MQCDELSAREEFTYSHMSTLERGTGSLGRRGDRRMDRGERYRPERDSYTVDVRASDLQLAQPEPLKHPCFSCRAWLYSVLIGGSLLITSGFSLYLGNVFPVAMDYLRCAAGSGLPAALASFAIAKNRHVAVSDFQVLYVSTFAVTTTCLVWFGCKLVLNPSAVNINFNLILMILLEVLMASTVILSARSAEDCCCHRKTYDRPVVITPAVFPTRLLKAYSVIEVIVGISAVFGGIIALNMDALLPGPYLSVTFFWILVACFPSAIASHVVSEYPNKCLVEVLIAISSVTSPLLFSASGFLSCSVISFIEIFLHEVPTAKQSYDILLLILMVLLLVQAVLTSATVVHCASYKSRLRMGAPESDDGMHTQTYYCEQAVNGALQDFDKDRAWKAVVVQMAQ
- the mlc1 gene encoding membrane protein MLC1 isoform X1; the protein is MQCDELSAREEFTYSHMSTLERGTGSLGRRGDRRMDRGERYRPERDSYTVDVRASDLQLAQPEPLKHPCFSCRAWLYSVLIGGSLLITSGFSLYLGNVFPVAMDYLRCAAGSGLPAALASFAIAKNRHVAVSDFQVLYVSTFAVTTTCLVWFGCKLVLNPSAVNINFNLILMILLEVLMASTVILSARSAEDCCCHRKTYDRPVVITPAVFPTRLLKAYSVIEVIVGISAVFGGIIALNMDALLPGPYLSVTFFWILVACFPSAIASHVVSEYPNKCLVEVLIAISSVTSPLLFSASGFLSCSVISFIEIFLHEVPTAKQSYDILLLILMVLLLVQAVLTSATVVHCASYKSRLRMGAPESDDGMHTQTYYCEQQAVNGALQDFDKDRAWKAVVVQMAQ